In one window of Pseudodesulfovibrio sediminis DNA:
- a CDS encoding HMA2 domain-containing protein, which translates to MDFATIASLRKYLSIKHSLPGRIRIKFALAIMEKPEALALAQSPPEMPDAVTETKLNILSRTLLIEYDAERVSPSLLEELVTTDNDDRAAEIVKELHGILYV; encoded by the coding sequence ATGGACTTCGCGACGATAGCATCACTGAGAAAGTATCTATCCATCAAGCATAGCCTTCCGGGACGTATTCGGATCAAGTTTGCCCTTGCCATCATGGAAAAACCGGAAGCATTGGCTTTGGCTCAATCCCCGCCTGAGATGCCGGATGCCGTCACCGAAACCAAGCTGAATATCTTATCCCGGACTCTACTCATAGAGTACGATGCCGAGCGGGTTTCGCCATCTCTCTTAGAAGAGCTCGTCACTACCGATAATGATGACCGCGCAGCAGAAATCGTTAAAGAACTGCACGGTATTCTTTACGTATAA
- a CDS encoding Fur family transcriptional regulator yields the protein MSKSAEQVFIEFLKDNNLCMTPQRKVIVETFLETEGHFSAERLYARVKERAPEVGQATVYRTLKLLVDSGLADSIDVGEGGALYEHAYGHDHHDHLVCIRCQKNIEIFDGAIENRQADIAEQYGFTLTRHRMYLYGVCFDCSGKA from the coding sequence ATGTCGAAATCAGCAGAACAAGTTTTCATAGAGTTTCTCAAAGACAACAACTTGTGTATGACTCCGCAGCGAAAAGTTATTGTCGAAACATTCCTTGAAACTGAAGGGCATTTCTCTGCCGAGCGATTGTATGCCCGCGTCAAAGAGAGGGCTCCTGAGGTTGGCCAGGCAACCGTCTATAGAACTCTCAAGCTTCTGGTCGATTCCGGGCTGGCCGACAGCATTGACGTGGGGGAGGGGGGAGCTCTCTATGAACACGCTTATGGACATGATCATCATGACCATCTCGTATGCATTCGTTGTCAGAAAAACATCGAAATATTCGATGGTGCCATCGAGAATAGGCAGGCTGACATTGCCGAGCAGTATGGGTTCACCCTGACAAGACATCGCATGTACCTTTATGGTGTTTGTTTCGATTGTAGCGGGAAGGCATAG
- a CDS encoding vWA domain-containing protein translates to MDAAKQKIIKARTSLLLEHPFFGSLCLRMEPTEDTCCATAWTDGRRLAYNPGYVNGLTDVQVRGLMAHTVMHPACQHHTRRKGRDPQLWNVACDHAINWILLKAGIELPPKYFDNPKYHALTADEIYFRIKEEHDDEDRPSFSDEQGESDGDTEWDGLPGEARDGEDSCDGEQSAGGESGGDGEINDTHTGEQEGQEGSEQFGDPGGSGEVRDSGQSEQGAGAEESGNDEEWALALAQAAQQARDMGDLPGGLERLIGEVLYPKIDWQEYLARFICDRARDDYSWTPPNKRFLHMDVVLPSLSHQKLPEVVIALDTSGSISEAEMNQFGAELSGILESFDTTIHVVYCDSQVSGFDSFDRNDLPLEIRPEGGGGTDYRPVFSWVERENITPVCLVYLTDMECIHYPEKEPEYPVLWAQIGGGRKVPPFGDVLEVQ, encoded by the coding sequence ATGGACGCTGCAAAGCAGAAAATAATCAAGGCACGGACAAGCCTACTTCTTGAACATCCGTTCTTCGGTTCGCTGTGCCTGCGCATGGAGCCGACCGAAGACACCTGTTGCGCCACTGCGTGGACCGACGGCAGGCGGCTTGCCTACAATCCCGGCTATGTGAATGGATTGACCGATGTGCAGGTTCGGGGGCTCATGGCTCATACCGTGATGCACCCGGCCTGTCAGCATCACACCCGCCGTAAGGGACGCGATCCGCAATTGTGGAATGTCGCCTGCGATCATGCCATTAACTGGATTCTGCTCAAGGCAGGAATAGAACTGCCGCCAAAGTATTTTGACAATCCGAAGTACCATGCCCTCACTGCCGATGAAATATATTTCAGAATCAAGGAAGAGCATGACGATGAAGATCGTCCTTCTTTTTCTGATGAGCAGGGTGAGTCTGATGGCGATACAGAGTGGGACGGTTTGCCCGGTGAGGCCAGGGACGGCGAAGATTCGTGCGATGGCGAGCAGTCGGCAGGTGGTGAGTCTGGCGGCGATGGTGAAATCAACGACACCCACACCGGCGAGCAAGAAGGGCAAGAAGGCAGCGAGCAGTTCGGCGACCCTGGCGGGAGCGGTGAAGTCCGTGACTCCGGCCAAAGCGAGCAGGGAGCTGGTGCGGAGGAGTCCGGGAATGACGAGGAATGGGCGCTGGCACTGGCCCAGGCAGCGCAGCAGGCCCGCGACATGGGCGATTTGCCCGGCGGATTGGAACGGCTGATTGGCGAAGTTCTGTATCCCAAGATCGACTGGCAAGAGTATCTGGCCCGTTTTATTTGTGATAGGGCTCGTGACGACTATAGTTGGACCCCTCCCAACAAACGATTTCTTCACATGGACGTCGTGTTGCCGTCCTTGTCACACCAGAAGCTGCCGGAAGTTGTTATAGCCCTCGACACCTCCGGCAGCATCAGTGAGGCGGAGATGAACCAGTTCGGTGCGGAGTTGTCCGGCATTCTGGAGTCGTTTGATACGACCATCCACGTTGTATACTGCGACAGTCAGGTCAGCGGCTTCGACTCTTTCGACCGTAACGACTTGCCGCTTGAGATTCGGCCAGAAGGCGGCGGCGGAACCGATTACCGCCCTGTTTTTTCATGGGTGGAGCGGGAAAACATCACGCCGGTCTGCCTGGTCTACCTAACGGATATGGAGTGCATCCATTATCCCGAGAAAGAGCCGGAATATCCGGTGTTATGGGCACAGATCGGGGGCGGCCGGAAAGTGCCGCCTTTTGGGGATGTGCTCGAAGTACAATAG
- a CDS encoding AAA family ATPase — MKPDQIKLSLKTLIPLKQPVFIWGPPGVGKSQVVAQVAHDLGVELTDVRAVLLDPVDLRGLPSVKEGVAHWAPPSFLPTEGEGVLFLDELNAAPPLVQAACYQLVLDRKVGEYTLPKGWTVIAAGNRESDRAVTHRMPSALANRFVHLDFAVDVESWLTWAEEKDLHEEVRAFIRFRPNLLHNFDPKKNEKAFPSPRSWEFAAGIVAMETDQELELSLLKGTVGPGAAAEFAGFSRMFKQLPDPDAVINHPSTANVPEEPATLYALCEALAKMAGEETADSIVTYASRLPSEFGVLLVRDAVKNHRGVVESPAFSHWATANSTVLL; from the coding sequence ATGAAACCTGATCAAATCAAACTGTCCTTGAAAACTCTTATTCCGCTTAAGCAGCCCGTCTTCATATGGGGGCCTCCCGGAGTCGGGAAGAGCCAGGTCGTAGCACAGGTCGCTCATGATCTTGGTGTCGAATTAACCGATGTTCGCGCCGTATTGCTTGATCCGGTGGATCTTCGAGGCTTGCCCTCAGTCAAGGAAGGCGTGGCGCATTGGGCTCCTCCTTCTTTTCTACCTACTGAAGGAGAGGGAGTTCTTTTCCTCGATGAACTCAACGCTGCCCCACCGCTGGTGCAAGCTGCTTGCTATCAGCTCGTCCTTGACCGAAAGGTCGGAGAGTACACTTTGCCGAAAGGGTGGACCGTCATCGCCGCAGGCAACCGTGAAAGCGATCGTGCCGTGACACATCGCATGCCTTCCGCCCTTGCCAACCGTTTCGTGCATCTCGATTTTGCCGTTGATGTCGAGTCGTGGCTGACCTGGGCAGAAGAGAAAGATCTGCATGAGGAAGTCAGGGCATTCATACGTTTCAGACCTAATCTTTTGCACAATTTTGACCCCAAGAAAAATGAGAAAGCGTTCCCTTCGCCCAGATCATGGGAGTTCGCAGCCGGTATAGTCGCTATGGAAACTGACCAAGAACTTGAACTGAGTCTGCTAAAAGGGACAGTTGGTCCTGGCGCGGCAGCTGAGTTCGCCGGGTTTTCTCGGATGTTCAAGCAATTGCCCGATCCGGATGCTGTCATCAACCATCCCAGTACCGCAAATGTACCCGAGGAACCCGCGACCTTGTACGCTTTGTGCGAGGCCCTGGCGAAAATGGCCGGGGAGGAGACTGCGGATAGTATCGTCACGTACGCATCCCGACTGCCCTCTGAGTTCGGCGTCCTCCTTGTCAGAGATGCCGTGAAAAACCACCGAGGCGTAGTGGAATCCCCAGCCTTTTCGCATTGGGCGACGGCCAATTCCACTGTCTTGCTATAA
- a CDS encoding DUF6933 domain-containing protein: MPYIGCTQKLLSEIKPEQILESSSQRGLQGWHGNIFRFFRRKSVLLVNDETRFAVFMPGLVKKDFMNFDKVFIKHFEIALLGIGATSAQIAQAKLLLAPFSYGKTHSRSVLGTMNDMKFNMEYMLKNRLGHLPRTRSEIQWITGLLNETPYSGKDIDGCVFAERDMLRLIDGVSSF; encoded by the coding sequence ATGCCTTACATCGGATGCACCCAGAAGCTATTAAGTGAGATCAAACCAGAACAAATCCTAGAGTCTTCCAGTCAACGTGGGCTACAAGGTTGGCATGGCAACATCTTCAGATTCTTCCGTAGAAAATCCGTTCTATTGGTTAATGATGAAACTCGGTTTGCCGTATTCATGCCCGGATTGGTCAAGAAGGACTTCATGAACTTTGACAAGGTGTTCATCAAGCACTTCGAGATAGCTCTTCTGGGCATTGGAGCAACATCAGCACAAATAGCTCAAGCCAAGTTGCTGCTTGCCCCGTTCTCTTATGGCAAGACCCATAGCCGAAGTGTGCTTGGAACGATGAACGACATGAAGTTCAACATGGAGTATATGCTGAAAAATCGTCTTGGCCATTTGCCGAGGACTCGGAGTGAGATTCAATGGATTACGGGTTTACTCAACGAGACACCCTATAGCGGCAAAGATATTGATGGCTGTGTCTTTGCTGAGAGGGACATGTTGCGGTTGATAGATGGTGTGAGCAGCTTCTAA
- a CDS encoding MarR family winged helix-turn-helix transcriptional regulator, with translation MVKLLYLILMSLTQDAKHLIYERLRRIVDKHVRVDEQPFSLSDSVKLSPREVRAIEFLGQSDTVNVTNVATHFHFTKSAASQLINRLVKRDLVNKEVAPNSDKEYRLTLTADGEAARQLIADMNQSRLDMFLEAIHDFSDKETTATANVLGALEKLVDRRLRQFK, from the coding sequence ATGGTTAAGTTGCTTTATCTTATTCTCATGAGCCTGACACAAGACGCAAAACACCTTATATACGAACGGTTGCGTAGAATCGTTGACAAGCATGTCCGTGTCGATGAACAGCCATTTTCCTTGAGTGACTCCGTCAAGCTATCCCCTCGTGAGGTCAGGGCCATCGAGTTCCTGGGGCAGAGCGACACGGTGAACGTAACCAACGTGGCGACCCATTTTCACTTTACCAAAAGTGCCGCTTCCCAGTTGATAAACAGGCTCGTGAAGCGCGACCTGGTCAACAAGGAGGTCGCGCCCAACAGCGACAAGGAATACCGTCTTACACTGACGGCCGACGGGGAAGCGGCGAGACAGCTCATCGCCGACATGAACCAGAGTCGGCTGGATATGTTTCTGGAGGCAATCCACGACTTTTCGGACAAGGAGACAACCGCCACGGCCAATGTGCTGGGCGCGCTCGAAAAGCTGGTAGACCGGCGGCTGCGCCAGTTTAAATAA
- a CDS encoding FmdE family protein: MTMSQNDLNTPTVPPNFYSMENSSLRDSLYETVIHEDRMACLLRVGEFHGHLCPGIALGIMSTLTGLREMGILHAVNNGMEDMLAIVETNACFTDGVQYISGCTLGNNALIYRDFGKTAVTFALRSRSLAVRVRVTSEYARVIAEGSPDFFPLMEKVVRDRSGSGEDEAAFMRAGRQAAVYLINQTADRFLSTAIVEPLLPPYAPITETLVCSACGEPFMATKGVSADGKILCRACAGHAHPQVEGGGILSVPPADEGRASNFRAQLIK; encoded by the coding sequence ATGACTATGAGCCAGAATGATTTGAATACGCCAACTGTTCCGCCAAATTTTTATTCTATGGAAAACAGTTCGCTGCGTGATTCGCTGTATGAGACGGTCATCCACGAAGACCGCATGGCCTGCCTGCTCCGCGTGGGGGAGTTCCATGGCCATCTCTGTCCCGGTATAGCCCTTGGCATAATGTCCACGCTCACCGGACTCCGGGAGATGGGAATCCTCCATGCCGTAAACAACGGTATGGAGGATATGCTGGCGATCGTTGAGACGAACGCCTGCTTCACCGACGGGGTCCAGTACATTTCAGGCTGCACCCTGGGCAACAATGCCCTCATTTACCGTGATTTCGGCAAAACGGCGGTCACTTTCGCACTGCGCAGCCGCTCCCTGGCAGTTCGAGTCAGGGTGACGTCCGAGTATGCGCGTGTCATAGCCGAGGGCTCGCCCGACTTCTTCCCGCTGATGGAGAAAGTCGTCAGGGACCGGTCCGGTTCCGGGGAAGACGAGGCCGCCTTCATGAGGGCGGGCAGACAAGCCGCTGTCTATCTGATCAACCAAACTGCCGACAGATTTCTTTCCACCGCGATCGTGGAGCCCCTGCTCCCGCCCTACGCGCCCATCACCGAGACCCTGGTCTGCTCTGCCTGCGGCGAACCATTCATGGCAACCAAAGGGGTGTCAGCGGACGGCAAAATTCTTTGCCGTGCTTGTGCAGGACATGCGCACCCACAGGTCGAGGGCGGTGGAATCCTGTCCGTCCCCCCTGCTGACGAGGGACGGGCATCGAATTTCCGCGCCCAATTGATTAAGTAG
- a CDS encoding acyl-CoA dehydratase activase has product MQTIGIDIGYTSVKTVILDASGGVVHTSYTLHKGHGIRELARLVREILRQPETAGITYGAVTGSGASLLSKFGDFHQVNEVAALVEGALFLDGSSSSILEMGGQTAKYITGFSPEDKSNVQVSMTSNCSAGTGSFLEEQVSRLGVGIEEYSELAANAASVPRIAGRCSVFAKTDITHHQQEGVPVADILAGLAHAVVRNYRGAVMRGLPRTPPFFFAGGVARNRTIREAMKTVLGFDEDQLHVHEHADKAAAFGAALLAAEQRLPLDLIAVVGIKDKAGAAGLHRQDAVRLEPLLGFGKGDAEGKHDCPRPHAAAKPVDAWLGIDVGSTSTNVVLSDGDDHILQHLYLRTAGDPNRAVRSALQQMIQIINGNIRVAGVGVTGSGRHMIGRLVGADLVRDEITAQARAAVAMDPEVDTIFEIGGQDSKFIALKNGVVTDFQMNKICAAGTGSFIEEQAKKLGLTLDEIGPNALAASSPISLGERCTVFMESSIAAHLSQGADIAELAAGLCYSIVKNYLNRVVSNKRVGRKVFLQGGVAHNQGVVNAFRSVTGKKVMVPPFFSVTGAYGAAILTRETMAAEHRSDTVFKGFYPPDIPRANSSAAVPSPTGSAFNKELQAFIFRDYDPTIDPSRKTVGIPRALFTFGMFPMFYPFFKALGCNVILSEPTSEKTVRLAQEYSLDETCYPVKLINGHAAELVEKGVDFLFFPDLYTVSHPGSLSRQNYGCPYMQAAFKIINKAMDLKSKGIKLLAPTIAFNQGKKFMHKVFMDMGWEVGGNKEQTMLALTTAMQSFKDFEARMEKRGKDLKDLVPGRKTFVLISKIYGVADPVLNLGIPDKLAEMGYQTLPFYALPEVGIFDQNPNMYWPFGQHILEAAKQVAAHPDLHAIFLTHHGCGPDTVTAHYFREIMGDKPYLTIEVDEHSSGVGVITRVEAFVNSLERQGAGKAPARESKTKPVAISSSIKRRDGTLLLPNLYPYSQLFAESMRRRGHDVTLFNASTMASVDFGRRHTVTNEYFSLVALLGDMLHTLRLPHILPNRSTVVLPQNEGAEVDGQYARFLRAKLDETGYDGVGICAPFLEDLLDMDRDHLDSIFLCLVAGDLVMLTPPAHRKYVLETILENERNGNLDRCLLTSIARHIHTWNATPDTGKRVFVLGEPLVMFNDFLNDGTFKRMEANGHRVVLAPLSEYLWSFWRDHLALDNGLNRKNRSCRLCDLQRLIRIISEELGPQTHFAPDLESLMLEADRGLGYYTGAFGRYRSVKAGSLPPGPDGIISVSSMYENTGISLEILRNGSDGGLPHLHLTFDGNPNANDRIKTESFLHYL; this is encoded by the coding sequence ATGCAAACTATTGGAATTGACATCGGATACACGTCGGTCAAAACCGTTATCCTGGACGCCTCCGGCGGAGTCGTCCACACCTCCTATACCCTACACAAGGGGCACGGGATTCGCGAACTGGCACGGCTCGTCAGGGAGATTCTGCGTCAGCCGGAAACGGCGGGCATCACTTATGGCGCGGTCACGGGCAGCGGGGCTTCGCTGCTGTCGAAATTCGGAGACTTCCATCAGGTCAACGAGGTCGCGGCTCTGGTGGAAGGCGCGTTGTTCCTGGATGGATCCAGCTCTTCAATCCTGGAAATGGGGGGCCAGACAGCCAAGTACATAACCGGATTCTCGCCGGAGGACAAAAGCAACGTCCAGGTTTCCATGACGTCGAACTGCTCCGCCGGGACCGGCTCGTTCCTTGAGGAGCAGGTCTCAAGGCTCGGGGTGGGCATAGAGGAATATTCAGAACTGGCTGCCAATGCGGCCAGCGTCCCCCGCATTGCCGGACGATGCAGCGTTTTTGCCAAGACGGACATAACCCACCATCAGCAGGAAGGAGTTCCGGTGGCCGACATCCTGGCCGGATTGGCCCATGCCGTGGTCAGGAATTACCGCGGCGCGGTCATGCGGGGCCTTCCCAGGACGCCGCCGTTTTTCTTTGCCGGTGGCGTAGCCCGCAACCGAACCATCCGGGAAGCCATGAAGACCGTGCTCGGCTTCGACGAGGACCAACTGCACGTCCATGAACACGCCGACAAAGCCGCAGCCTTCGGGGCGGCTCTGCTGGCCGCGGAACAACGGCTTCCCCTGGACCTGATCGCAGTCGTCGGCATCAAGGACAAGGCCGGGGCCGCTGGCCTGCACAGGCAGGATGCGGTGAGGCTGGAGCCTCTACTGGGGTTCGGCAAGGGCGATGCCGAGGGCAAACACGACTGCCCACGGCCCCATGCCGCCGCAAAGCCCGTGGACGCATGGCTGGGCATAGACGTGGGATCCACCAGCACCAACGTTGTACTCTCGGACGGAGACGACCATATCCTCCAACATCTCTACCTCCGGACCGCAGGTGATCCCAATCGAGCTGTCCGTTCCGCGTTGCAGCAAATGATTCAGATTATCAATGGCAACATCCGGGTGGCCGGAGTCGGTGTTACGGGTTCCGGAAGGCACATGATCGGAAGACTGGTAGGCGCGGACCTCGTTCGGGACGAGATCACGGCCCAGGCCCGCGCGGCCGTAGCCATGGATCCCGAAGTGGACACCATCTTTGAAATCGGGGGCCAGGACTCGAAATTCATCGCCTTGAAAAATGGCGTGGTTACGGATTTTCAGATGAATAAAATATGCGCGGCCGGAACAGGTTCGTTCATTGAGGAACAGGCAAAAAAACTGGGCCTCACCCTTGATGAGATTGGCCCCAATGCCCTAGCTGCTTCATCACCCATAAGCCTGGGCGAACGCTGCACGGTGTTCATGGAAAGCAGCATCGCCGCCCACTTGTCGCAAGGCGCAGACATTGCCGAACTGGCTGCGGGCCTGTGCTATTCAATCGTCAAAAACTACTTGAACCGGGTGGTCAGCAACAAACGCGTTGGACGCAAGGTATTCCTGCAAGGTGGCGTGGCGCACAATCAGGGCGTGGTCAACGCCTTCCGCTCCGTGACAGGAAAGAAAGTCATGGTACCTCCGTTCTTCAGCGTTACCGGGGCATACGGGGCGGCCATCCTGACCCGCGAGACCATGGCGGCGGAGCACCGTTCGGATACAGTCTTCAAGGGCTTTTACCCGCCGGATATTCCGCGCGCCAACTCCTCGGCGGCCGTGCCGTCACCGACGGGATCAGCCTTCAACAAGGAGCTCCAGGCGTTCATTTTCCGGGATTACGACCCGACCATAGACCCTTCGCGCAAGACCGTTGGCATTCCCAGAGCGCTATTCACCTTCGGGATGTTCCCCATGTTCTATCCATTCTTCAAAGCCCTGGGCTGCAATGTAATCTTGTCCGAACCCACGTCCGAAAAGACCGTCCGTCTTGCCCAGGAATACTCCCTGGACGAGACCTGCTACCCCGTCAAGCTGATCAACGGCCATGCCGCGGAGCTGGTCGAAAAGGGGGTGGACTTCCTGTTCTTCCCGGACCTGTACACCGTGTCTCACCCCGGTTCCCTCTCCAGGCAGAACTATGGCTGCCCCTACATGCAAGCCGCCTTCAAGATCATCAACAAGGCCATGGACCTGAAGTCCAAAGGCATCAAGCTGCTGGCACCGACCATCGCCTTCAACCAGGGCAAGAAATTCATGCATAAGGTCTTCATGGATATGGGCTGGGAGGTGGGCGGCAACAAGGAACAGACCATGCTGGCCCTCACAACGGCCATGCAATCGTTCAAGGATTTTGAAGCCCGCATGGAAAAGCGCGGCAAGGACCTCAAGGACCTGGTCCCAGGACGCAAAACGTTTGTGCTGATCTCGAAAATATACGGTGTGGCCGATCCAGTGCTCAACCTCGGCATACCGGACAAGCTGGCTGAAATGGGCTATCAGACCCTGCCCTTCTACGCCCTGCCGGAAGTCGGCATCTTTGACCAAAACCCCAACATGTATTGGCCCTTTGGCCAGCACATTCTTGAAGCGGCCAAGCAGGTAGCGGCCCACCCCGACCTGCATGCTATTTTCCTGACGCACCACGGTTGCGGACCGGATACGGTGACCGCGCACTATTTCAGGGAGATCATGGGGGACAAGCCGTACCTGACCATTGAAGTGGACGAGCACTCCTCCGGCGTGGGCGTCATCACCAGGGTGGAGGCTTTCGTCAACAGCCTGGAGCGCCAGGGAGCTGGAAAGGCCCCCGCACGGGAGTCCAAGACAAAGCCGGTTGCCATCTCCAGCAGCATCAAGAGACGAGACGGCACGCTCCTGCTGCCCAACCTCTACCCCTACTCCCAACTGTTTGCGGAATCCATGCGCAGGCGAGGGCATGATGTCACGCTCTTCAACGCGAGCACCATGGCCTCGGTGGATTTCGGCCGACGGCACACGGTGACCAACGAATACTTTTCGCTGGTGGCCCTGCTGGGAGACATGCTGCACACCCTGCGGCTTCCGCACATATTGCCCAACCGGTCCACGGTCGTGCTGCCGCAAAACGAGGGGGCGGAAGTGGACGGCCAGTACGCACGGTTCCTCCGCGCGAAACTGGATGAAACCGGATACGACGGCGTCGGGATCTGCGCCCCTTTCCTTGAAGACCTGCTTGACATGGACAGGGATCACCTAGACTCGATATTCCTCTGCCTCGTGGCGGGCGATCTCGTCATGCTCACTCCCCCCGCACACCGAAAGTACGTCCTGGAAACAATCCTGGAAAACGAACGAAACGGGAACCTTGACCGCTGCCTACTGACCTCTATCGCCCGACACATTCATACCTGGAATGCAACGCCGGATACAGGCAAACGCGTGTTCGTCCTGGGTGAACCGCTGGTCATGTTCAACGATTTCCTCAATGACGGAACCTTCAAGCGCATGGAGGCAAACGGGCACCGGGTGGTCCTTGCCCCGCTGAGCGAATACCTCTGGAGCTTCTGGCGCGACCATCTGGCCCTGGACAATGGCCTGAACCGAAAAAACCGCAGCTGCCGCCTGTGCGATTTACAACGACTCATCCGGATCATCAGCGAGGAGCTCGGCCCGCAAACCCACTTCGCTCCAGATCTCGAATCACTCATGCTCGAAGCGGACCGGGGACTCGGATATTATACCGGAGCCTTCGGTCGCTACCGTAGCGTCAAGGCTGGGAGTCTCCCTCCCGGACCGGACGGCATCATCTCCGTCTCCTCGATGTATGAAAACACCGGAATCTCGCTGGAAATTCTTCGGAACGGATCGGATGGAGGCCTCCCACACCTCCACCTGACCTTTGACGGCAACCCCAACGCCAATGACCGGATCAAGACGGAATCGTTCCTCCACTATCTGTGA
- a CDS encoding flavodoxin domain-containing protein, whose translation MLNVLNIYASLNGQTRKVSREIERACAEQGCTVTSLDVAGQEHPYDLLAPNLTFIGSGVYTWLPGKPMLQWIDRQLKHAREHELIKPGSPRLPGRFACAYCTYAGPHTGEAEAIPALKYMEQLFDHLGIPVVAEWTIPGAFIPKKMRFMNVLGRLGDISDRPNAHDLSEIREKVRGLVLSLEAAMAGLK comes from the coding sequence ATGCTGAACGTTCTCAACATTTACGCGTCGCTCAACGGTCAGACCAGAAAGGTCAGCCGCGAGATAGAACGGGCCTGCGCCGAACAGGGGTGCACGGTCACTTCCCTTGATGTCGCAGGGCAAGAGCACCCCTACGACCTCCTGGCCCCGAACCTCACCTTCATCGGGTCGGGCGTGTACACATGGCTACCCGGCAAGCCCATGCTCCAGTGGATCGACAGGCAGTTGAAACACGCCAGGGAGCATGAACTGATCAAACCCGGCTCCCCCCGCCTGCCCGGCAGATTCGCCTGCGCCTACTGCACCTATGCCGGCCCCCATACAGGAGAGGCCGAGGCGATCCCCGCCCTCAAGTATATGGAGCAGCTCTTCGACCATCTGGGCATACCCGTGGTCGCCGAATGGACCATTCCGGGAGCGTTCATCCCGAAGAAAATGCGTTTCATGAACGTCCTGGGGCGGCTGGGAGACATCAGCGACAGGCCCAACGCGCACGACCTGAGCGAGATTCGCGAAAAAGTCCGCGGGCTCGTCCTGTCGCTCGAGGCCGCCATGGCCGGACTGAAATAG
- a CDS encoding Fur family transcriptional regulator, translated as MPSVDKRQSAFGQRTEHSGCPYARALQRRRFKRTMQREVIWDVLCRTEGHPTPDDLFAETINLGHKLSMATIYRTLRLFRQNGLVRRVEFGDGQSRYEQLRDAAQHLHLVCDRCGRTLDVADPAVIDRYRELADTYAFRIHQQATCLYGICDACRKKAMTNLRENHHD; from the coding sequence ATGCCATCCGTAGACAAACGCCAATCCGCCTTTGGGCAACGAACAGAGCATTCCGGCTGCCCTTATGCCCGGGCCTTGCAGCGCCGCAGGTTCAAGCGGACCATGCAACGTGAGGTCATCTGGGATGTGCTCTGCCGTACCGAAGGGCATCCTACCCCGGACGACCTGTTCGCGGAGACCATCAACCTCGGACACAAACTGAGCATGGCAACGATCTACCGCACGCTGAGGCTGTTTAGGCAGAACGGCCTTGTCCGCAGGGTGGAATTCGGCGACGGGCAAAGCCGTTACGAACAGCTGAGGGACGCCGCGCAGCACCTGCACCTTGTCTGCGACAGATGCGGACGCACCCTTGATGTGGCCGATCCGGCGGTAATCGATCGCTACCGGGAGTTGGCGGACACCTATGCCTTTCGCATACACCAGCAGGCGACCTGCCTCTACGGCATTTGTGACGCATGCAGGAAAAAAGCAATGACGAACTTGAGGGAGAATCATCATGACTGA
- a CDS encoding class I SAM-dependent methyltransferase, translated as MTESRKQCKGSGRTSGGHGPSSFWLQEPQSVFDHLALQKGMVFVDAGCGAGDYTLHASAILGSGGVVIALDQARQSVEWLNSRTPEPGKAPITALACDITEPLPLQSGIADAAMLGTVLHIRQVRDGAAVLFSEMRRILRPGGVLAVLECKKEEADFGPPLHSRLSPDDVAELVAPQGFKKESDLLLEHTNLTCFRAG; from the coding sequence ATGACTGAGTCCAGGAAACAGTGCAAAGGAAGCGGCCGAACCTCCGGCGGACACGGCCCGAGCAGTTTTTGGCTGCAAGAACCGCAATCGGTCTTCGACCACTTGGCCCTGCAAAAGGGAATGGTCTTCGTGGACGCTGGTTGCGGAGCTGGGGACTACACCCTGCATGCTTCAGCCATTCTCGGAAGCGGCGGGGTCGTCATCGCCCTGGACCAGGCCAGGCAGTCCGTTGAGTGGCTGAATTCCCGGACGCCAGAGCCCGGCAAGGCGCCGATCACAGCTCTTGCCTGCGACATAACCGAGCCATTGCCCCTGCAAAGCGGAATTGCCGACGCGGCCATGCTCGGGACGGTGCTGCACATCCGGCAGGTCCGCGACGGCGCCGCCGTGCTCTTCTCCGAGATGCGGCGGATTCTACGGCCCGGAGGCGTTCTGGCCGTGCTGGAGTGCAAAAAGGAGGAGGCTGATTTCGGCCCACCGCTTCACTCCCGCCTGTCCCCTGACGACGTGGCCGAGCTGGTGGCGCCGCAGGGATTCAAAAAGGAATCCGATCTGCTCTTGGAGCATACGAATCTGACCTGCTTCAGGGCCGGATAG